In the Panthera uncia isolate 11264 chromosome D2, Puncia_PCG_1.0, whole genome shotgun sequence genome, one interval contains:
- the LOC125933353 gene encoding olfactory receptor 6C74-like, whose protein sequence is MMLWKEMPMEMGNGTTVQEFTLEGFPAIQHLGKVLFLVHLLAYLASITGNAVIVTITCADSRLQTPMYFFLSIFSFFECCFISAVIPKLLVIFLLGRQTISFLACFIQAFVFVYLGAAGFLLIAVMSVDRYMAICKPLHYPTIMNLKTCFLLVTACFTLAFTLITSPVVKVSQLSFCGPHVIPHFFCDLGALIHLSCSDTRSVEMLVFVLALLILLTSLIITVIAYSNIVVTIVRLPSAKERQKAFSTCSSHLIVLSMIYGSCVFIYVKPKQTNKLDSNREAALVNTVVTPLLNPVIYTLRNKQVHQALRETMCRMKISR, encoded by the coding sequence ATGATGCTGTGGAAAGAGATGCCCATGGAAATGGGGAACGGGACCACTGTCCAAGAATTCACCTTGGAGGGGTTTCCTGCCATCCAACACCTGGGAAAGGTCCTCTTCCTGGTGCACCTGCTGGCCTACCTGGCATCCATTACAGGCAATGCTGTCATAGTCACCATCACCTGTGCTGACTCCCGGCTCCAGACACCTATGTACTTTTTCCTcagcattttctccttctttgagTGTTGTTTCATAAGTGCTGTTATTCCTAAGTTGCTGGTCATCTTTCTTTTAGGCCGGCAAACCATTTCCTTTCTTGCCTGTTTCATACAAGCCTTTGTGTTTGTCTATCTGGGAGCAGCAGGTTTCCTCCTCATAGCAGTGATGTCTGTGGATCGGTACATGGCCATTTGCAAGCCTCTGCATTACCCAACCATCATGAACCTCAAGACTTGCTTCCTCTTGGTCACTGCCTGCTTCACTTTGGCCTTCACTCTCATCACTAGTCCGGTAGTAAAGGTTTCCCAGTTATCCTTCTGTGGCCCCCATGTCATTCCCCACTTCTTCTGTGACCTTGGTGCCCTGATTCATCTCTCCTGTTCTGACACAAGGTCTGTTGAAATGTTGGTCTTTGTCCTTGCTTTGTTGATCCTTTTGACATCCCTTATCATAACTGTCATTGCATACAGCAACATAGTAGTCACAATTGTGCGACTCCCATCAGCCAAGGAGCGACAGAAAGCTTTTTCCACCTGCTCGTCTCACCTCATTGTCCTCTCCATGATATACGGCAGCTGTGTCTTTATATACGTGAAACCAAAGCAAACGAACAAGCTGGACTCCAACAGGGAGGCTGCCCTTGTGAACACAGTGGTGACCCCGCTGTTGAATCCTGTCATCTACACTCTGCGGAACAAGCAGGTCCACCAGGCTCTGAGGGAGACAATGTGCAGAATGAaaatatcaagataa